The following proteins come from a genomic window of Achromobacter deleyi:
- a CDS encoding ABC transporter substrate-binding protein: protein MMKRFSLLGAAALLACGLAAGQPAQAQTKTLRMVPHADLKTLDPLFNTAYITRNHGYMVFDTLFAQDSQGQPKPQMVESWTASPDGMAWTFKLRPGLKFNDGTPVTAEDCIASLQRWAKKDTMGQALMAAGAELAATGPDSFSLTLKQPFGLVLDALAKPSGMPPFIMPKRLAMTDPNTPVTEMVGSGPFLFKRDEWVPGNKVVYVKNPAYVPRNEPADGLAGGKVAKVDRIEWIYIPDGNTATAALMNGEVDMIEQTTPDFLPVLETNPAITLNTSVATQGMAIVNALHPPFDKPQARQALYYLFSQKEMLAAIGYPEKYRVDYCATLYICGSPLATDAGAAPYAKPDLARAKQLLQEAGYKGEKIVVLYPTDHISAPAVMVLTQNMKKAGLKVDLQSMDWASLAARRLKKDPPEQGGWSLFLTWGGYYDASTPLTNPWLSAACGNSLPGWPCDKELDALRTQWIQEPDAAKRKDIAAKLQARAYESVPYVMWGEFKPVSAIRGLSHTELMKTGIPVMWNVEKP, encoded by the coding sequence ATGATGAAACGATTCAGCCTGCTGGGCGCCGCCGCCCTGCTGGCCTGCGGCCTGGCCGCGGGCCAGCCGGCCCAGGCCCAGACCAAGACGCTGCGGATGGTGCCGCACGCGGACCTGAAGACGCTGGACCCGCTGTTCAATACCGCCTATATCACCCGCAACCACGGCTACATGGTGTTCGACACGCTGTTCGCGCAGGACAGCCAGGGCCAGCCCAAGCCGCAGATGGTGGAAAGCTGGACCGCCTCGCCCGACGGCATGGCCTGGACCTTCAAGCTGCGTCCCGGGCTGAAGTTCAACGACGGCACCCCGGTCACCGCCGAGGACTGCATCGCCTCGCTGCAGCGCTGGGCCAAGAAGGACACGATGGGCCAGGCCTTGATGGCCGCTGGCGCCGAACTGGCCGCCACGGGTCCCGACAGCTTCTCGCTGACGCTCAAGCAGCCATTCGGCCTGGTGCTGGACGCGCTCGCCAAGCCGTCCGGCATGCCGCCCTTCATCATGCCCAAGCGCCTGGCGATGACGGATCCGAATACGCCGGTCACCGAGATGGTCGGCTCCGGCCCGTTCCTGTTCAAGCGCGATGAGTGGGTGCCGGGCAACAAGGTCGTCTACGTCAAGAACCCGGCCTACGTGCCGCGCAACGAACCGGCCGACGGCCTGGCCGGCGGCAAGGTCGCCAAGGTCGACCGCATCGAATGGATCTACATTCCCGACGGCAACACGGCCACCGCCGCGCTGATGAACGGCGAAGTCGACATGATCGAGCAGACCACGCCCGACTTCCTGCCGGTGCTGGAGACCAACCCCGCCATTACCCTGAACACCTCGGTCGCGACCCAGGGCATGGCCATCGTCAACGCGCTGCATCCGCCGTTCGACAAGCCGCAGGCGCGCCAGGCCCTGTATTACCTGTTCAGCCAGAAGGAAATGCTGGCGGCCATCGGCTACCCGGAAAAGTACCGCGTCGACTACTGCGCCACGCTGTACATCTGCGGCTCGCCGCTGGCCACCGACGCCGGCGCGGCGCCCTACGCCAAGCCCGACCTGGCGCGCGCCAAGCAGCTGCTGCAGGAGGCCGGCTACAAGGGCGAGAAGATCGTGGTGCTCTACCCGACCGACCACATCAGCGCGCCCGCCGTCATGGTGTTGACGCAGAACATGAAGAAGGCCGGCCTCAAGGTCGACCTGCAATCCATGGACTGGGCCTCGCTGGCGGCGCGCCGCCTGAAGAAGGATCCGCCCGAGCAAGGCGGCTGGAGCCTGTTCCTGACCTGGGGCGGCTATTACGACGCCAGCACGCCGCTGACCAACCCCTGGCTGTCGGCCGCCTGCGGCAACAGCCTGCCCGGCTGGCCCTGCGACAAGGAACTGGACGCGCTGCGCACCCAGTGGATCCAGGAGCCCGACGCCGCCAAGCGCAAGGACATCGCGGCCAAGCTGCAGGCCCGCGCCTACGAGTCGGTGCCTTACGTGATGTGGGGGGAATTCAAGCCGGTGTCGGCCATCCGCGGGCTGTCGCACACGGAGCTGATGAAGACCGGCATCCCCGTGATGTGGAACGTCGAAAAACCATGA